A single region of the Enterobacter cloacae complex sp. R_G8 genome encodes:
- a CDS encoding DNA-directed RNA polymerase subunit alpha, whose protein sequence is MQGSVTEFLKPRLVDIEQVSSTHAKVTLEPLERGFGHTLGNALRRILLSSMPGCAVTEVEIDGVLHEYSTKEGVQEDILEILLNLKGLAVRVQGKDEVILTLNKSGIGPVTAADITHDGDVEIVKPQHVICHLTDENAAISMRIKVQRGRGYVPASARIHSEEDERPIGRLLVDACYSPVERIAYNVEAARVEQRTDLDKLVIEMETNGTIDPEEAIRRAATILAEQLEAFVDLRDVRQPEVKEEKPEFDPILLRPVDDLELTVRSANCLKAEAIHYIGDLVQRTEVELLKTPNLGKKSLTEIKDVLASRGLSLGMRLENWPPASIADE, encoded by the coding sequence ATGCAGGGTTCTGTGACAGAGTTTCTAAAACCGCGCCTGGTAGATATCGAGCAAGTGAGTTCGACGCACGCCAAGGTGACCCTTGAGCCTTTAGAGCGTGGCTTTGGCCATACTCTGGGTAACGCACTGCGCCGTATTCTGCTCTCATCGATGCCGGGTTGCGCGGTGACCGAGGTTGAGATTGATGGTGTACTTCATGAGTACAGCACCAAAGAAGGCGTTCAGGAAGATATCCTTGAAATCCTGCTCAACCTGAAAGGGCTGGCGGTGAGAGTTCAGGGTAAAGATGAAGTTATTCTTACTCTGAATAAATCTGGCATTGGCCCTGTGACTGCAGCCGACATCACCCACGACGGTGATGTTGAAATCGTCAAGCCGCAGCACGTGATCTGCCACCTGACCGATGAGAACGCAGCTATTAGCATGCGTATCAAAGTTCAGCGCGGTCGTGGTTATGTGCCGGCTTCTGCCCGAATTCATTCGGAAGAAGATGAGCGCCCAATCGGCCGTCTGCTGGTCGACGCATGCTACAGCCCTGTAGAGCGTATTGCCTACAATGTTGAAGCAGCGCGTGTAGAACAGCGTACCGACCTGGACAAGCTGGTCATCGAAATGGAAACCAATGGCACAATCGATCCTGAAGAGGCGATTCGTCGTGCGGCAACCATCCTGGCAGAACAACTGGAAGCTTTCGTTGACTTACGTGATGTACGTCAGCCGGAAGTGAAAGAAGAGAAACCAGAATTCGATCCGATCCTGCTGCGCCCTGTTGACGATCTCGAATTGACTGTCCGCTCTGCTAACTGCCTTAAGGCAGAAGCTATCCACTATATCGGTGATCTGGTACAGCGTACCGAGGTTGAGTTGCTGAAAACGCCGAACCTGGGTAAAAAATCTCTTACTGAGATTAAAGACGTGCTGGCTTCACGTGGTCTGTCTCTGGGCATGCGCCTGGAAAACTGGCCACCAGCAAGCATTGCTGACGAGTAA
- the rplQ gene encoding 50S ribosomal protein L17, protein MRHRKSGRQLNRNSSHRQAMFRNMAGSLVRHEIIKTTLPKAKELRRVVEPLITLAKTDSVANRRLAFARTRDNEIVAKLFNELGPRFASRAGGYTRILKCGFRAGDNAPMAYIELVDRSESKAEAAAE, encoded by the coding sequence ATGCGCCATCGTAAGAGTGGTCGTCAACTGAACCGCAACAGCAGCCATCGCCAGGCTATGTTCCGCAACATGGCAGGTTCACTGGTTCGTCATGAAATCATCAAGACGACCCTGCCTAAAGCGAAAGAGCTGCGTCGTGTAGTTGAGCCGCTGATTACTCTTGCCAAGACTGACAGCGTTGCTAATCGTCGTCTGGCATTCGCCCGTACTCGTGATAACGAGATCGTGGCAAAACTGTTTAACGAGCTGGGCCCGCGTTTTGCGAGCCGTGCCGGTGGTTACACTCGTATTCTGAAGTGTGGCTTCCGCGCAGGCGACAACGCTCCGATGGCTTACATCGAGCTGGTTGATCGTTCTGAGTCGAAAGCAGAAGCTGCTGCAGAGTAA
- a CDS encoding DUF1992 domain-containing protein, with amino-acid sequence MWLLDQWAERHIRDAQTKGEFDNLPGSGEPLVLGDDSHIPPELRAGYRLLKNAGCLPPELEQRKEAVELADLLKGIRKDDPRHGELCRRLALVELKLRQAGIDTDFLHGEYSERLMQKINEE; translated from the coding sequence ATGTGGTTGCTCGACCAGTGGGCAGAACGCCATATTCGCGATGCCCAAACAAAAGGTGAATTCGATAATCTGCCCGGTAGCGGTGAACCGCTCGTGCTGGGTGATGATTCGCATATTCCCCCTGAACTACGGGCTGGATATCGCTTACTAAAAAATGCGGGGTGTCTACCCCCGGAGCTCGAACAGCGCAAAGAGGCTGTTGAGCTTGCTGACTTGCTGAAAGGGATCCGTAAAGACGATCCACGGCACGGAGAATTATGTCGCCGGTTGGCTCTGGTTGAACTCAAACTACGCCAGGCGGGGATTGATACTGACTTTCTGCATGGTGAGTATAGTGAAAGACTGATGCAGAAGATAAATGAGGAGTAG
- the zntR gene encoding Zn(2+)-responsive transcriptional regulator: MYRIGELAKLANVTPDTIRYYEKQQMIDHEVRTEGGFRLYTDNDLQRLRFIRYARQLGFTLDSIRELLSIRIDPAHHTCQESKSIVQARLDEVEARIQELQTMQRSLQRLNDACCGTAHSSIYCSILEALEQGASGETQGC; the protein is encoded by the coding sequence ATGTATCGTATCGGTGAACTTGCAAAGCTTGCGAACGTGACGCCGGATACCATCCGTTACTATGAAAAGCAGCAGATGATCGATCACGAGGTGCGAACCGAAGGTGGATTCCGTCTCTACACGGACAACGATCTGCAACGGCTGCGGTTTATTCGTTATGCGCGGCAATTGGGCTTCACGCTGGATTCGATCCGCGAGCTATTGTCGATCCGTATCGATCCGGCACATCACACCTGTCAGGAATCGAAAAGCATTGTCCAGGCCCGTCTGGATGAAGTGGAAGCGCGTATTCAGGAACTGCAAACCATGCAGCGCTCCCTGCAAAGACTGAATGATGCGTGCTGTGGTACAGCTCACAGCAGTATATATTGCTCAATTCTGGAAGCCCTTGAACAAGGGGCCAGTGGAGAAACCCAGGGTTGTTGA
- a CDS encoding alternative ribosome-rescue factor A yields the protein MSHYQHTKGQIKDNAIEALLHDPLFRQRVEKNKKGKGSYLRKNKHAKRSNWEASGKQANRLFTTGLPAFSC from the coding sequence ATGAGTCACTATCAGCATACGAAGGGACAAATTAAAGATAACGCCATTGAGGCTTTACTTCACGACCCGCTTTTTCGACAGCGAGTTGAAAAGAACAAAAAAGGGAAGGGAAGTTATCTGCGTAAAAACAAGCATGCAAAACGGAGTAACTGGGAGGCCAGTGGCAAGCAAGCGAATCGCTTATTTACCACTGGCCTTCCTGCTTTTAGCTGTTAA